The Apium graveolens cultivar Ventura chromosome 6, ASM990537v1, whole genome shotgun sequence genome contains a region encoding:
- the LOC141665013 gene encoding uncharacterized protein LOC141665013 translates to MQIDVAIRELKGLLSFLQNYKEVGFQEAMFEATEIANKMEVEPIFVEKRVVHGKRQFDESTGEDVTQSAEENFKNNSCLYIIDQAISSFGTRFQQLQSFKENFGILWNFEKLKSIEPEKLRTFCDNLANIKNYGENSDLNGDDLYEDLSILRHNFPEEQSFSKLKLKKSYLRSTMSQEMLSGLAMLSIEKYMIEKLDYVNLIDIFASKNA, encoded by the exons ATGCAAATTGATGTTGCTATCAGAGAATTAAAAGGtctcctttcatttcttcaaaattATAAAGAAGTTGGATTTCAGGAAGCTATGTTCGAAGCTACCGAGATTGCCAATAAGATGGAAGTTGAACCGATATTTGTGGAAAAGCGTGTGGTTCACGGAAAAAGGCAATTTGATGAGAGCACGGGTGAAGATGTGACACAATCAGCTGAggagaattttaagaataattctTGTCTCTACATTATTGATCAAGCTATTTCATCATTTGGTACCAG GTTTCAACAATTACAAAGTTTTAaagaaaattttggaattttatgGAATTTTGAGAAGTTAAAGTCCATTGAGCCTGAAAAGTTGAGGACCTTTTGTGATAATCTTGCAAACATTAAAAATTATGGTGAGAATTCAGATCTTAATGGTGATGATTTGTATGAAGACTTGAGTATATTGCGCCACAATTTTCCAGAAG AACAAAGTTTTTCAAAGTTGAAGCTGAAAAAATCCTACCTCCGTTCAACTATGTCTCAAGAAATGTTAAGTGGCTTAGCTATGCTATCAATAGAAAAATATATGATTGAAAAACTTGATTATGTAAATTTGATTGATATTTTTGCATCAAAAAATGCATGA